A stretch of Spirosoma oryzicola DNA encodes these proteins:
- a CDS encoding hybrid sensor histidine kinase/response regulator transcription factor → MRRSSSGVFFVLSFLLIGQLSWAFGPSPDYLSMQNGLPQGLIKSMLQDRRGFVWLATRDGLCRFDGLRFKVYHHDPHNAQSPSFSSIYEIKEDSRGSLWTRTENNNVDQFNPTTEQTRRVSDSPAFRSIVNHHLLTAIYPDQQGNVWVATQSNGFFLLGPDGGISQRNWAIKNDTVQHRIDALLVDRHGYLWLATADGLHRYDPRAHQFTVFRTANGLPRNDVRALHERKNGELLLSFPGQFAVFNPNGGETRQVVAVPDQPTFPPLFTVDHHGNDYVNLYRYNDKTGLTPLEIPTAPSVVHSLPLSMLIDRSNVLWIGTNGQGVAKYDLNKRPFQARPYAINFQTDWISQQYGMPATAIPPEIRVQDPFTLRYQLDRSKSLWVGGLKTPVFRYNSSLWKFEPIPPTGIEAKWLTKGAFRLSALAVGAEGEFWGLLAPDGRAVVRYDPAKRSFTAFPLPLPSGHPYEVMAMQVDGGRIYLATQSHGLLRADLADKRLIHWRVNPEDPNALPINSLLSLAQDPKQYNYLWIGTYGNGLCRLDKHTGTIRTFTVRNGLPNNVIYGIRPDADGHLWLSTNRGLCRFDTRTFEVRNYTTDDGLPGDEFNRFHDISLPDGRIIFGGSNGYVAFYPRRVIDNAFKPVVALTALRVNNQLVDATVPDSPLTQDINETREIILNHQQNFLSFDFAALQFNHSSKNQYRYKLIGLDNDWVYNGNQASATYTNLPPATYTFVVNASNTSGVWSPYTHQIRVVIKPAPWSTWWAYAFYALLLVGAIIAFVRIRINRVRLQSRMELREQESIQLKTIDEIKSRFFANITHEFRTPLTLILSPLEQLLKEVNDPHQHSRLGMVYRNASQLLRLINELLDLAKLETGSLTVVPTQGDLPDFLERTVSSFEQEAQRKNIKLRVYYQLAQRMYWFDADKVEKIINNLLANALKFTDKNGTIDVNFFTFTAVDPGAPADVPTSINSLRIIVKDTGIGISNQKLPLIFNRFYQINQADKPELVGSGIGLALVKELVDIMQGTIQVESQPGKGSTFTVELPCQPTIALASIAASTPDLVNHLPEPSLQPLDEENAVTDLPHLLLVEDNDDIAEFVTDILRSDWRVQRASNGQEGIEAALADGPDLVISDVLMPEMDGYELCRQLKSNPITNHIPVLLLTAKSSIESRVEGLAAGADDYIAKPFQVDELRWRVRNRLEQQRRFSQHFRTRLLSEGHVPTVSAVPEDEFMNKIYAVLNARLGDTTFGVEPLAAAVNMSRMHLNRKVKAMTGLSPNELIRAVRLNRASEMLLTNVPISDVAYAIGFDTPAYFSKVFKEHHGLTPSEYVEQNRHKST, encoded by the coding sequence ATGCGTAGATCTTCCAGCGGTGTTTTTTTCGTGCTGTCCTTTCTATTGATTGGTCAGTTAAGCTGGGCCTTTGGACCAAGCCCGGATTACCTGTCTATGCAGAATGGCCTGCCGCAAGGGCTTATTAAATCAATGCTCCAGGATCGGCGGGGCTTTGTCTGGCTGGCTACCCGCGATGGGCTGTGCCGCTTCGATGGTCTCCGTTTCAAGGTCTACCATCACGACCCTCACAATGCGCAGTCTCCTTCTTTCAGCAGTATTTACGAAATAAAGGAAGACAGCCGGGGTTCGCTCTGGACCCGTACGGAAAACAACAACGTCGATCAGTTTAACCCAACAACCGAGCAAACGCGTCGGGTTTCCGATTCTCCCGCTTTTCGCAGCATCGTCAATCATCATCTGCTGACGGCTATCTACCCCGACCAGCAGGGCAATGTATGGGTAGCTACACAATCCAATGGCTTTTTTCTGCTAGGCCCCGACGGCGGAATCAGTCAACGCAACTGGGCGATTAAAAACGACACGGTTCAGCACCGGATTGACGCTCTGCTCGTTGACCGCCACGGATATTTGTGGCTGGCAACCGCCGACGGTCTTCACCGCTATGACCCGAGAGCGCATCAGTTTACCGTTTTTCGGACGGCAAATGGCTTGCCGCGAAATGACGTGCGGGCGCTGCACGAACGCAAAAACGGCGAGTTGCTGCTTAGCTTTCCGGGGCAGTTTGCCGTTTTTAACCCGAACGGCGGTGAAACCCGGCAGGTCGTTGCTGTACCCGATCAGCCAACGTTCCCTCCCCTATTCACGGTTGACCATCACGGAAACGATTATGTAAATCTGTATCGCTACAACGACAAAACAGGGCTAACGCCCCTGGAAATACCGACGGCTCCATCGGTTGTTCATAGCCTCCCGCTGTCGATGCTGATTGACCGGTCAAACGTGCTGTGGATTGGTACCAACGGTCAGGGTGTGGCTAAATATGACCTCAACAAACGACCTTTTCAGGCCCGGCCTTATGCGATCAATTTCCAGACGGACTGGATAAGCCAGCAGTACGGTATGCCGGCTACCGCCATTCCACCAGAAATCAGAGTACAGGACCCTTTTACACTACGGTATCAACTCGACCGCAGTAAGAGCCTGTGGGTGGGTGGACTTAAAACGCCCGTGTTCCGGTATAATTCATCGCTCTGGAAGTTTGAACCCATTCCGCCTACGGGTATTGAAGCCAAGTGGTTGACCAAGGGCGCTTTCCGACTATCGGCGCTGGCTGTTGGAGCCGAAGGCGAATTCTGGGGGCTGCTGGCACCCGACGGACGGGCCGTTGTACGCTACGATCCGGCCAAACGCTCGTTTACCGCTTTTCCTTTGCCGTTGCCATCGGGTCACCCGTACGAAGTTATGGCCATGCAGGTTGACGGTGGCCGCATTTATCTGGCTACGCAAAGTCATGGTCTGCTTCGGGCCGACCTGGCAGATAAGCGATTGATTCACTGGCGTGTGAATCCCGAAGATCCCAACGCTCTCCCGATCAATTCGTTACTCAGCCTGGCCCAAGATCCGAAGCAGTACAATTATTTATGGATAGGAACCTACGGCAACGGTCTGTGCCGTCTGGATAAGCATACCGGCACGATCCGTACGTTTACCGTTCGGAATGGTCTACCCAACAACGTTATTTATGGCATTCGCCCCGACGCGGACGGTCATCTCTGGCTCAGCACCAACCGGGGCCTTTGCCGATTCGACACGCGCACGTTCGAAGTACGCAACTACACCACCGACGATGGACTGCCCGGCGATGAGTTCAACCGATTCCACGACATTTCCCTGCCCGATGGCCGTATTATTTTTGGTGGTTCAAATGGCTACGTTGCTTTTTATCCGCGCCGTGTCATCGATAATGCCTTCAAGCCCGTTGTTGCCCTGACAGCCCTTCGGGTTAACAACCAGCTTGTCGATGCAACCGTCCCCGATTCTCCGCTCACGCAGGACATCAACGAAACTCGTGAGATCATCCTTAATCACCAGCAGAACTTTTTGTCGTTTGATTTTGCCGCGTTGCAGTTTAACCACAGCAGTAAAAATCAGTATCGGTACAAACTGATCGGACTGGATAACGATTGGGTGTATAACGGTAACCAGGCTTCCGCTACGTACACGAATCTGCCACCGGCAACCTACACCTTTGTTGTCAACGCATCAAACACATCGGGGGTGTGGAGTCCTTACACCCATCAGATTCGCGTTGTCATCAAACCAGCTCCCTGGTCTACCTGGTGGGCGTATGCCTTCTACGCGCTTCTTTTGGTAGGCGCTATCATCGCGTTCGTCAGAATACGGATCAATCGGGTTCGGCTTCAAAGTCGCATGGAATTACGGGAGCAGGAATCCATCCAGCTAAAAACCATTGATGAAATCAAGTCCCGGTTCTTCGCTAACATTACACACGAGTTTCGCACGCCGTTAACGCTTATTCTGAGTCCACTTGAGCAGTTACTCAAAGAGGTTAACGATCCGCACCAGCATAGCCGACTGGGCATGGTGTACCGGAACGCGAGCCAATTGCTGCGTCTTATCAACGAATTGCTTGATCTGGCAAAGCTCGAAACCGGCAGCCTGACCGTTGTACCTACCCAGGGCGATCTGCCCGATTTCCTGGAGCGCACGGTCAGTTCCTTTGAGCAGGAAGCGCAGCGAAAAAATATCAAGCTGCGCGTCTACTACCAGCTGGCGCAACGGATGTATTGGTTCGACGCCGACAAAGTCGAGAAGATTATCAATAACTTATTGGCGAATGCCTTAAAGTTCACGGACAAGAATGGCACGATCGACGTCAACTTCTTTACATTCACGGCGGTAGACCCTGGCGCTCCGGCTGACGTACCAACCTCAATCAATAGTTTACGAATCATCGTTAAAGACACGGGTATTGGTATTTCAAATCAGAAATTACCTTTGATTTTCAACCGATTTTACCAAATCAATCAAGCCGACAAACCCGAACTGGTTGGCTCGGGTATTGGATTGGCCTTGGTTAAAGAATTGGTCGATATCATGCAGGGAACGATTCAGGTGGAAAGTCAGCCCGGCAAAGGATCGACCTTTACCGTCGAATTGCCCTGCCAGCCCACAATCGCTCTAGCTTCAATTGCGGCCTCCACGCCCGACTTGGTCAATCACTTGCCCGAGCCGTCATTGCAGCCGTTGGACGAGGAAAATGCCGTAACCGACCTACCCCACCTCTTACTGGTAGAAGACAATGACGACATCGCCGAGTTTGTAACGGACATTCTTCGTTCCGACTGGCGGGTCCAGCGGGCTAGCAATGGTCAGGAAGGCATCGAAGCGGCCCTTGCCGATGGTCCGGATTTAGTGATCAGCGACGTGCTGATGCCCGAGATGGACGGGTATGAACTGTGTAGGCAATTGAAAAGCAATCCCATCACCAACCATATTCCGGTGCTGCTGTTAACGGCCAAATCGTCCATCGAAAGCCGGGTTGAAGGGCTAGCCGCAGGCGCTGATGATTACATTGCCAAACCTTTTCAGGTCGATGAACTTCGCTGGCGCGTTCGAAACCGGCTGGAACAGCAACGGCGGTTTAGTCAGCACTTCCGAACAAGGCTGTTGAGTGAAGGGCACGTACCAACCGTCAGTGCTGTTCCCGAAGATGAGTTCATGAACAAAATCTACGCAGTCCTTAACGCCCGGCTGGGAGATACAACCTTTGGGGTAGAGCCACTGGCTGCGGCTGTCAACATGAGTCGGATGCACCTGAACCGCAAAGTGAAGGCGATGACCGGTCTTTCGCCTAATGAACTGATCCGGGCGGTGCGACTGAACCGGGCCAGCGAAATGCTGCTGACGAATGTTCCGATTTCCGATGTTGCCTATGCCATTGGCTTCGACACGCCCGCTTATTTTTCGAAGGTATTTAAAGAGCACCACGGTCTGACACCCTCCGAATACGTCGAACAAAACCGCCACAAATCGACCTAA
- a CDS encoding LytR/AlgR family response regulator transcription factor gives MTYVSSVTASARTTPAEWPPLKLYLRETGRQSFPVSDLVYMQAVANYSWLNWMDGRRMLMPRTLKYYMPKLPTDWFIRLHRNCVVNRRYVERLERTDTGGLVHLSTGDVLPVSRRRWSSVRRQLVNNMPHLN, from the coding sequence ATGACCTACGTATCCTCTGTCACAGCTTCGGCCCGTACTACACCCGCTGAATGGCCCCCCTTGAAGTTATACCTGCGTGAGACAGGGCGGCAGTCGTTTCCTGTTTCAGACTTGGTCTATATGCAGGCAGTTGCCAACTACAGTTGGTTGAACTGGATGGATGGACGTCGGATGCTCATGCCACGTACGCTAAAGTATTACATGCCCAAACTGCCAACCGACTGGTTTATCCGGTTGCACCGTAACTGCGTCGTCAACCGTCGGTACGTAGAGCGGCTGGAACGCACCGATACAGGTGGGTTGGTTCACCTAAGCACCGGCGACGTATTACCCGTATCACGTCGGCGCTGGAGCAGCGTTCGTCGGCAGTTAGTCAATAATATGCCACACTTGAATTAA
- a CDS encoding glycine--tRNA ligase: MTEQKISLQDIIAHAKEYGFVFPSSEIYDGLQAVYDYGQNGVELKNNLKTLWWKAMTQLHDNVVGIDASIFMHPLTWKASGHVDSFNDPMIDNRDSKKRYRADQLIEQKAEIYETNGDEEKGKALREELARLLGNEDLDGVRNLIIAEGIKDPVSGNDNWTEVRQFNLMFSTQVGSLAEDASLIYLRPETAQGIFVNFLNVQKTGRMKIPFGIAQIGKAFRNEIVARQFTFRMREFEQMEMQFFVRPGTEMEWYERWRDTRLKFHQALGLPAEKLKFHIHEKLAHYANAAVDIEYQFPFGFREMEGIHSRTDFDLKSHQELSRKKQQYFDNDVDPATGKPYGNYVPYVVETSVGADRLFLAIFCNAFTKETVGEGDDQKERTYLKLHPALAPVKAAVFPLVRKDGLPEKAQEIVKSLRSEFRIIYEDRDAIGKRYTRQDLIGTPFCIAVDYQSLEDNTVTIRYRDTTEQIRVPISELKARIGQEVSIERVLEKM; encoded by the coding sequence ATGACAGAGCAGAAAATTTCCTTACAAGACATTATTGCCCACGCTAAAGAATACGGTTTCGTATTCCCATCTTCCGAAATCTACGATGGTCTCCAGGCTGTATATGATTATGGTCAGAATGGCGTCGAGCTGAAAAATAATCTCAAGACATTGTGGTGGAAGGCAATGACCCAGCTCCACGATAACGTTGTTGGCATTGACGCGTCGATCTTTATGCACCCGCTCACCTGGAAAGCGTCGGGGCACGTCGATTCGTTCAATGATCCCATGATCGACAACCGCGATTCGAAAAAGCGGTACCGGGCCGATCAGCTCATTGAGCAGAAAGCTGAGATCTACGAAACCAACGGCGACGAAGAAAAAGGGAAAGCCCTGCGCGAAGAGCTGGCCCGGCTGCTGGGTAACGAAGACCTCGACGGTGTTCGGAATCTGATTATTGCGGAAGGAATCAAAGATCCGGTTTCGGGCAATGACAACTGGACGGAGGTACGTCAGTTTAACCTGATGTTTTCGACGCAGGTGGGTTCGCTGGCCGAAGATGCCAGTCTGATTTACCTGCGCCCCGAAACGGCACAGGGGATCTTTGTGAACTTTCTGAACGTACAAAAAACGGGTCGGATGAAAATTCCGTTTGGCATTGCTCAGATCGGGAAAGCGTTCCGGAACGAAATTGTAGCGCGGCAGTTCACCTTCCGGATGCGGGAGTTTGAGCAGATGGAAATGCAGTTCTTTGTTCGGCCTGGTACCGAAATGGAGTGGTACGAACGCTGGCGGGATACGCGCCTGAAATTCCACCAGGCATTGGGACTTCCTGCGGAGAAACTCAAATTCCATATTCACGAAAAATTAGCGCACTACGCCAATGCCGCCGTGGATATTGAGTACCAGTTTCCGTTTGGTTTTCGGGAAATGGAAGGCATTCACTCCCGCACGGATTTTGACCTGAAATCGCACCAGGAGTTAAGCCGTAAAAAACAACAGTATTTCGACAACGATGTTGATCCGGCAACGGGCAAGCCATATGGCAATTATGTTCCATACGTGGTCGAAACGTCGGTAGGAGCGGACCGGTTGTTCCTAGCTATCTTTTGCAACGCGTTCACTAAAGAAACGGTCGGTGAGGGCGACGATCAGAAAGAGCGTACCTACCTCAAACTGCATCCGGCGCTGGCACCGGTGAAAGCGGCTGTATTCCCGCTCGTGCGCAAGGATGGCCTGCCCGAAAAAGCACAGGAAATTGTCAAGAGTCTGCGGTCGGAGTTTCGGATTATCTACGAAGATCGGGATGCGATTGGCAAGCGTTATACCCGGCAGGACCTAATTGGAACCCCGTTCTGTATTGCGGTCGATTATCAGTCCCTGGAAGATAACACGGTTACGATCCGGTACCGCGACACCACCGAGCAGATCCGCGTTCCAATCAGTGAACTCAAAGCGCGCATCGGACAGGAAGTGTCGATCGAACGCGTTCTGGAAAAAATGTAA
- a CDS encoding methylated-DNA--[protein]-cysteine S-methyltransferase, whose translation MTTIIFESPLGLVQVTGDEAGVSAISCVNVSVDEPVSAFIPEPVSQAVQQLADYFAGTRKTFDFLINPAGTTFQQTVWKALLNVPFGTTLSYLALTRRIGDEKAIRAVAAANGKNPLWIVVPCHRIIGSNGSLTGYAGGLWRKKWLLEHERGGTGQLVLF comes from the coding sequence ATGACGACCATCATTTTTGAATCACCGCTGGGTCTTGTTCAGGTGACGGGGGATGAAGCCGGGGTTTCGGCCATCTCCTGCGTGAACGTTTCGGTCGACGAACCCGTCTCGGCATTCATTCCCGAACCCGTCAGCCAGGCCGTCCAGCAGTTAGCAGATTACTTTGCCGGAACGCGCAAAACGTTCGACTTCCTGATCAACCCGGCGGGTACCACCTTTCAACAAACGGTCTGGAAAGCACTCTTGAACGTACCCTTCGGCACAACGCTTTCGTACCTGGCCCTAACCCGGCGTATCGGCGACGAGAAAGCGATTCGGGCGGTAGCCGCTGCCAACGGAAAAAATCCGCTTTGGATTGTCGTTCCCTGCCACCGGATCATTGGCTCCAACGGTTCGCTGACCGGCTACGCGGGTGGCCTCTGGCGTAAAAAGTGGCTGCTGGAACACGAACGGGGTGGTACCGGACAATTGGTTTTATTTTAA
- a CDS encoding MBL fold metallo-hydrolase: protein MIRSRFILFLWLLSALTACAPHYKGPVTDHFNGKKFVNPNMPERTSGGVLKWLLHRDKGPWPEQPDAFVGPRPATRVEGDSLVVTFVNHSTFLLQTNGLNILTDPVWSKRVGPTSWLGVKRKRPPGLRFDELPPIDVVLLSHNHYDHLDLPTLKKLVKAHNPLFVTPLGVSYLPKSVDGRTTRELDWNDTLRVNDNLQLTCVQAQHFSNRGMGDRDETLWCGYLLHTGFGTVYFCGDSGYGPHFKRIGEQASRSSTGPIKVALLPIGSYRPEWFMAPVHVSPAGAVQALLDTKAQQAVGIHFGTFQQGDDGLYEPANDLRKALQEKHIPENQFLVPQEGRAITFKR from the coding sequence ATGATTAGATCTCGCTTCATTCTCTTTCTGTGGCTCCTGTCGGCGCTGACAGCCTGCGCCCCGCACTACAAAGGCCCGGTTACGGATCACTTTAACGGCAAAAAGTTTGTCAACCCGAACATGCCCGAACGAACATCGGGGGGAGTGCTAAAGTGGCTGTTGCACCGCGACAAAGGCCCGTGGCCGGAGCAACCCGACGCCTTCGTGGGGCCACGACCAGCCACACGCGTCGAAGGCGATAGCCTGGTCGTTACATTCGTCAACCATTCTACATTTCTGCTTCAGACAAACGGCCTTAATATTCTGACCGATCCTGTCTGGTCGAAACGCGTTGGCCCCACCTCGTGGCTGGGTGTCAAGCGTAAACGTCCGCCGGGCTTACGTTTTGACGAACTACCGCCCATCGACGTAGTGCTGCTCAGCCACAATCATTACGACCACCTTGACTTACCGACGCTAAAAAAACTGGTCAAAGCGCATAACCCGCTTTTTGTCACACCACTTGGTGTATCCTATCTGCCAAAGTCGGTAGACGGTCGGACAACGCGCGAATTAGATTGGAATGACACCTTACGGGTAAACGACAACTTACAATTGACCTGCGTACAGGCGCAGCATTTCAGCAACCGGGGCATGGGCGACCGCGACGAAACGCTTTGGTGCGGTTATCTGCTGCACACGGGTTTCGGTACGGTTTATTTCTGCGGGGACAGTGGCTACGGTCCGCACTTCAAACGCATTGGCGAACAGGCATCGCGTAGTTCGACCGGTCCCATTAAAGTGGCACTCTTACCGATTGGCTCGTACCGCCCCGAATGGTTTATGGCTCCGGTCCATGTGTCGCCAGCCGGTGCTGTCCAGGCCCTTCTGGATACGAAAGCACAGCAAGCCGTGGGCATTCACTTTGGTACGTTCCAGCAGGGCGACGACGGCCTCTACGAGCCAGCGAACGATTTGAGGAAAGCACTCCAGGAAAAACATATTCCAGAAAACCAGTTTTTAGTACCTCAGGAAGGCCGGGCAATTACGTTTAAACGATAA
- a CDS encoding lipocalin family protein, which translates to MKQKSLLFLLAVFCASVLAACSRENEVAADSGPIVGQWDINRYTISNLPASYSTLNGTVSTNLGTDTYTFRSDSTYSEEYSPYNSSSKSTEEGRWSFRDTLLTLRPNPASGQVTPYTLKYARSTGEMSTGPFKSSGTVVNPTTQATETVNYQLEFFYRKRY; encoded by the coding sequence GTGAAACAAAAATCCTTACTTTTTCTGCTTGCGGTCTTTTGCGCGAGCGTTCTTGCCGCCTGTTCAAGAGAAAATGAGGTAGCGGCTGACTCAGGCCCAATTGTCGGCCAGTGGGATATCAACCGCTACACCATTTCGAACCTGCCCGCTTCCTACTCTACGTTGAATGGAACGGTCAGCACCAATCTCGGCACCGATACCTATACCTTTCGATCCGATTCGACGTATTCGGAAGAGTATTCCCCGTATAATTCTTCGTCCAAAAGCACCGAAGAAGGTCGATGGTCGTTTCGCGATACGTTGTTAACGCTACGCCCCAATCCAGCCTCTGGTCAAGTGACTCCTTATACACTTAAGTATGCACGGTCTACGGGCGAAATGTCTACCGGGCCGTTTAAATCCTCCGGAACTGTTGTTAATCCGACAACCCAGGCAACCGAGACCGTGAATTATCAGCTTGAGTTTTTCTACAGGAAGCGCTATTAA
- a CDS encoding pyridoxal phosphate-dependent aminotransferase, with protein sequence MDEILKSDRLTHLKYDIRGPVYEKSLELESQGYKIISLNIGNPATFGFDAPDEIVHDIILNIRNAQGYSDSRGLFAARKAVMHYTQNIGLPGITINDIYIGNGVSELIMLSMQALLNEGDEVLIPTPDYPLWTASVAFCGGKPVHYVCDEAADWNPDLIDLENKITPRTRAIVVINPNNPTGAVYDKSVLEGIARIAEKHKLIVFSDEIYDRILYDGTMHYPIAKMIQDTLCITMGGLSKNYRAAGFRGGWMIMSGARQRAKSYIEGLTLLASMRLCANVPTQYAIQTALGGYQSINDLVIPAGRLYKQIMLAYDRMTAIPGVSCVKPKGALYIFPKLDLTQFNIAHDEQFVYDLLTEQKVLVVAGTGFNFLDKNHFRIVCLPSVDELTVALDRIEAFLESRRK encoded by the coding sequence ATGGATGAGATATTAAAGAGCGATCGGCTGACGCATTTAAAATATGATATCAGAGGGCCGGTTTACGAAAAATCGCTTGAGCTTGAGAGTCAGGGCTATAAAATCATTAGCCTGAATATTGGTAACCCGGCAACGTTCGGCTTCGACGCTCCCGACGAAATTGTTCATGACATCATCCTGAATATCCGCAACGCCCAGGGTTATTCCGATTCGCGTGGGTTGTTTGCCGCCCGCAAAGCGGTTATGCACTATACCCAGAACATTGGCTTGCCGGGCATTACCATCAATGACATTTACATCGGCAACGGTGTCAGCGAGCTGATCATGTTATCGATGCAGGCATTGCTGAACGAAGGCGATGAAGTGCTTATTCCGACCCCAGATTATCCACTCTGGACCGCTTCTGTGGCGTTTTGTGGGGGGAAACCCGTCCACTACGTCTGCGATGAAGCCGCCGATTGGAACCCTGATCTAATCGATCTGGAAAACAAAATCACGCCCAGAACCCGGGCGATCGTCGTCATCAACCCCAATAATCCGACCGGTGCCGTTTACGATAAGAGTGTCCTGGAAGGAATCGCTCGCATCGCTGAAAAGCATAAACTGATTGTCTTCTCCGACGAGATTTATGACCGGATTCTGTACGACGGAACGATGCACTACCCGATAGCCAAGATGATCCAGGATACGCTCTGCATCACGATGGGCGGTTTATCAAAAAATTATCGGGCTGCCGGTTTTCGCGGAGGGTGGATGATTATGAGTGGGGCCAGACAACGGGCCAAATCCTACATTGAAGGGTTAACGTTATTGGCCAGTATGCGCCTTTGTGCCAACGTACCAACGCAGTACGCTATCCAAACGGCCCTCGGTGGCTACCAAAGTATCAACGACCTGGTTATTCCAGCGGGACGGCTCTATAAGCAAATTATGCTGGCCTACGACCGTATGACGGCCATTCCGGGTGTATCGTGCGTGAAGCCGAAAGGTGCCCTGTATATTTTCCCGAAACTCGACTTAACCCAGTTCAACATTGCCCACGACGAGCAGTTTGTCTACGATCTGCTGACGGAACAGAAAGTGCTGGTCGTAGCCGGAACCGGATTTAACTTCCTGGATAAAAATCACTTCCGCATCGTTTGCCTGCCAAGCGTTGATGAGTTGACGGTAGCCTTAGATCGTATCGAAGCGTTTCTGGAGAGCCGCCGAAAATAA
- the rpiB gene encoding ribose 5-phosphate isomerase B — translation MPEHIALGADHAGFTYKEAIKSWLEDRNYTVTDFGTYSADSADYADFAHPVASAVETGKAERGILICGSGQGVSMTANKHPNIRAALVWQPAIAQLTRQHNDANVLCLPERFISLDDALQCVQLFLATEFEGGRHQQRVDKIAC, via the coding sequence ATGCCTGAACACATTGCACTCGGTGCCGATCATGCCGGGTTTACCTACAAGGAAGCGATCAAATCGTGGCTTGAAGACCGTAACTACACCGTAACTGATTTTGGAACTTACTCAGCGGATTCGGCTGACTACGCCGACTTTGCTCACCCGGTTGCGTCAGCGGTCGAAACGGGGAAAGCAGAACGGGGAATCTTGATCTGTGGGAGCGGACAGGGCGTATCCATGACGGCTAATAAACACCCGAACATACGAGCGGCTTTAGTCTGGCAACCCGCCATTGCTCAGCTTACCCGCCAGCATAACGATGCCAACGTGCTTTGCTTACCGGAGCGCTTCATTTCGCTGGACGATGCGCTTCAGTGTGTGCAGCTCTTTCTGGCCACCGAATTTGAGGGAGGACGTCACCAGCAGCGGGTAGACAAGATAGCCTGCTGA
- a CDS encoding TIGR00730 family Rossman fold protein: MEETKENVHRSETQSTERITQDLPKRDELLLTPDEQRIKDAFQDRNWNEIKTADSWAIFKVMAEFVEGFDKLAKIGPCVSIFGSARTKPDNPYYKMTEEIAAKLVRHGYGVITGGGPGIMEAGNKGAFEQGGKSVGLNIKLPFEQHSNIYIDPDKSINFDFFFVRKVMFVKYAQGFVVMPGGLGTLDELFEAMTLIQTRKIARFPIVLVGRSFWSGLMDWINDVMLGQEHNINPEDMKLVTVVDTPTEAVKAIDDFYSKYLLKPNF; encoded by the coding sequence ATGGAAGAAACAAAAGAAAATGTTCACCGCTCTGAAACGCAGAGTACCGAACGCATTACGCAAGACTTACCAAAGCGCGACGAGTTACTGCTTACTCCTGACGAACAACGTATCAAAGACGCCTTTCAGGATCGTAACTGGAACGAAATTAAAACAGCCGACTCCTGGGCAATTTTTAAAGTAATGGCGGAGTTTGTGGAAGGTTTCGACAAACTCGCCAAAATCGGCCCGTGTGTTTCTATCTTCGGTTCGGCCCGCACCAAACCTGATAATCCGTACTATAAAATGACGGAAGAGATTGCGGCTAAGCTGGTACGTCACGGTTATGGCGTAATCACCGGTGGCGGTCCGGGTATTATGGAAGCGGGTAACAAAGGAGCCTTTGAGCAAGGCGGGAAATCAGTTGGTTTAAACATCAAACTTCCTTTTGAGCAACACAGCAACATTTACATCGATCCAGATAAAAGCATCAACTTCGACTTCTTTTTCGTCCGGAAAGTAATGTTTGTTAAGTACGCGCAGGGGTTTGTTGTCATGCCCGGTGGGTTAGGAACTCTTGACGAACTGTTCGAAGCTATGACGCTTATTCAAACCCGTAAAATCGCTCGTTTCCCTATTGTTCTGGTAGGCCGTTCGTTCTGGAGTGGGTTAATGGACTGGATCAACGACGTCATGTTGGGTCAGGAACATAACATCAATCCGGAAGATATGAAACTGGTGACTGTTGTAGACACACCTACCGAAGCTGTCAAAGCAATCGATGATTTTTACAGCAAGTATCTGCTGAAACCAAACTTCTGA